The Mesorhizobium sp. AR02 genomic interval CGCCCGCTCGCACGGCATCCCGGCGGTGCTGGGCCTTGGCGACCGGGTCAATGCCTTGCGCACAGCGCGCGACGTGGCGCTCGACGGCAACACCGGCCATGTGATCTTCGACCCGGATGCAGCGACGCGCGCCGATTATGCTAGCCGTGTCGAAGCGGCGGCGAAGGAGCGTGCCGGCCTGACCGCCTTCAAGACAGTGACGCCGAAGCGCGCCGACGGCAAGGTGATCGAGGTCGCGGCCAATATCGGCTCGCTGGAGGAAATCGAGGCGGCGCAGGAGGCCGGTGCCATGGGCGTCGGCCTGTTCCGCACCGAGCTCCTGTTCATGCGCCACATGCATCTTCCCTCGGAAGACATGCAGGCCGAGACCTATGCGGCGCTGGCCAAGGCCTTCGCGCCCTATCCGGTCATCGTGCGCACGCTCGATATCGGCGGCGACAAGCCGATCGCCGGCATCGAGTTCCCCGACGAGGAGAACCCCTTCCTCGGCTGGCGCGGCATCCGCATGTGCCTCGACCGGCCCGATATCTTCAAGCGCCAGCTCAGGGCGCTGCTGAGGGCCGCCGTGCACGGCAACATCAAGGTGATGCTGCCGATGGTGTCCGATATCGGCGAGGTCAGGCAGACACGCATTCTGGTCGATGAATGCGCCGCTGAACTGAAGGCCGAAGGCATACCGCACGCGACGTTCGATCTCGGCGTGATGATCGAGACCCCGGCCGCCGTGCTGATCGCCCCGGCGCTGGCAAAAGAGGTGGCCTTCTTCTCGATCGGCACCAACGATCTCACGCAGTACATCATGGCCGCCGACCGGCTCAACCCGACCGTGGCGAAGCTCAACGACGTCACCAATCCGGCGGTCATGATGGCGATCGAGCTGACGGCAAAAGCCGGCGTTGCCGCCGGCATCATGGTGGGCATGTGCGGCGAGGCGGCGGGCCGGCCGGATCTGATCCCGGCCTTCATCGAGATGGGGCTGACCGAGCTTTCGATGAGCCCGGCCTCGATCCAGCGCGCCAAGAAGACGATCACGGCCATGGCAGCCGGGGACTAGATCCCGGCCACAGCTGCTAGAGCTTACGGCAAATGCGCGAGCAAGGTGGCAAAGACTGGTGTCAGTTCCTCAACCGGGCTCGCCTTGGCGCAGGCCTGCACAATGCGGTCGTGACGGATATCGGCGGCCAGGATCGCGATCTCCAGCATGTCAGGCTCCGGTGCGCCGTCGCGGCCGGTTGTCGCCAGGCCGCAGGCCAGAACCACTGGCGCAAGGCAGCTTATGTCGAGCGCCCGTTCCCCGGCCGTTTCCGGCGCGGCTTCGCCAAAGCGGACCGGACGCTGGTTGAGCAACTCGACCAGCAGCGCCGCGCAGGTGGCCGCGATTGCTTGCAGTCCGGTACCCGGTGCGGTCAACGCGGCCAGCAGATCGCCATGGCGCTTGCGCATCGTGGTATGCGCGGCGGCAAAATCGGCTTCGTGAATGCGGGCATTGTCGATCTTCAGCCAGGCAAGCACCGCCTTGGTCAGATAGTACATGTCGCGCCGGAACAGGCGCTCGGCGCTCAACTGCCGTTCTTCGTTTCCGGCCGGGAAATAGGTGGCGAGGCCTTTCACGGTCGTGCCGTCCACCTTGATCGGGCGCTCATGCGGGACAAAGGATTCGGCGATCGACAGTGCCTCGTCGAAGGCGCTGGCGGCATGGCTGAGCAGGCCTTCGATGCCCTTGCCCGGAAACGGCGGCAGGTGGCTGGTCGCTTCACGCACGACGCTGGCCTCACCGCTGCCGTCATGCCGGCTCTGGCGGATGATGTCGCGGACTTCGCGCAACCGGTCCTTCAGGTTGACGCGGACGTCTTCGGAGATTTGTCGGAGCATCGCGGATCGCCTCGAAAGTGCCGTGGAGAGCGGCCAGCAAGGCGCCGGCCACCAACTCTACATTGTTCCTATCGATTGGTAGATCAATAGGCGATACTAGGCCAGCATGCAGAATCGGCGACAGCGCGCTTGTCCGTCGCCGCGGGGGAGGGATGATTTGGCCAGGCGACGACAAACCGACGAGGGGCGGGCAGGAGCCGAAGGGACCGAGCAGGTCGCTAGTGAAAGCCGGACGGACCGCCTCAGGATTCGCGCCGCCTGGATGTATTTCGTCGAGCAGATGACGCAAAACGAGATCGCCGACGTGCTCGGCGTCGGCCGCGTCACAATCGTGCGCATGCTGGCCGAGGCGAGGGCGCGCAACGAGGTGAAGATCACCATCGAGAGCGAACTGTCGGAGATCGTGCGGCTGGAGCGCGCGCTGGAGCGGACGTTCGGCCTGCAGCAGGCGCTGGTGGCGCCGCTTTCTGCCCCCAATGCCGATCCGATACCGGCAATCAGCGCCAAGACCGGCAGTTTTCTGTCCGACACGATGAAATCCGGTATGCGCGTCGGCGTCGGCTGGGGCCAGACGCTGTTTTCGAGCCTGCCCTTCATCAGCGCCAAATCGCTCACCGACTTCAAGGTCATCTCGCTGCTTGGCGGTGTCGGCGTCGTGCGGCGCTACAACCCGGCCGAGTTCGCCTGGCGCTTCGCCCAAATCTTCCAGGGCGACGGTTATCTGATCCCGACGCCGGCCGTCGTCGACAGCGTCGAGACCAAGATCGCGTTGGTCGAGCGCTGCGGCCTGCAGGAGGTTTTTGAAATGGCCAACGTGCTCGATGCCGTTCTGCTGAGCGTCGGCGGCATCGCCTCGGCCACCACCTTCTCTCGCGGCGGCTTTCTTAGGGAAGCGGACCGGGAGGCCCTGCTTGCGCGTGGCGCCGTCGGCGACCTTCTGTTCCATTTCTTCGACCGCAATGGCGATCTGGTTGACCATCCCGTCAACAGCCACGTGATGTCGGTGGATGTCGACCGTCTGCGCGCGGCGCCGATCCGCATCCTGACCTCCGGCGGCGAGGAGAAGACCGAGGCGCTGCTCGGCGCGATGAACCTGATCGCGCCGACGATCCTCATCACCGACGAGGAAAGCGCCAAGCGCATGCTCGAGGCGGTCAGCGCAAGCTGAAGGATTCCGTGGTGTAATCGGGCCAGGCCTGCTGCTCGTCGAAAATGGCGGCAAGATCCGGCGTGTCCGCCAATATTCCGCCGAGCACCAGCGCCGTGGCGACGCCGGCGCCATTGCCGCCAGATATATCGTGCTCGACGCTGTCGCCGACGCAGACCACGCTGGCGCGGTCCGGCTCGCCGGCCAGCGCCAGCGCCGCGTCGAAAATCGCCGGATAGGGTTTGCCGATGCGGGTGACGCTGCCCCCCAGGCTTTCGTAGAGATCGGCGATCTCGCCGGCGCCAAAGCGAGGTCCAACCGCCGTCAGCATGATCCTGTCGGGATTGGTGCAGAAGCACGGCACCTTGCGCGCTGCCGCGGGGGCCAACAGCCGGCGGTAGTGGTCGAGGTTATGGCGGTCGCCTTCGCTGGCTGAGATCAGCACCAGTTCGGCGTCTTCACCGGCCTCCGTCAGCACGAAGGGCAGGCCTTCGATCGCCGTGCGGTCGTTGTCGCGGCTGATCAGCAGGCATTTTGTCCCTGGGCGCAGCTTTCCCGATGCGGCCATGTCGTTAAAGGACCGCCACGCCACCTCGCCGGAGGACACAAAATGATCCCAGCTGCCGGCGGCGAAGCCGAGCTTGAGCAGGCGATCCTCGTTGGGGCTGGCGCGCTTGCCGGAATTGGAGATCAGCACCACCGTCTTGCCGGCGCGCTTCAGCGCCGACAATGCCTCCACCGCGCCGGGATAAGGAGCCTGGCCGTCATGCAGCACGCCGAACTGGTCGAGCAGGAAGACCTGGTAGCGCTCAGCCAGCGGTCCGATGCCGTCGAGGCGTTCGATGGTTTTCGCGCTCACAGCAGTCCCGCCTTGCTTGCACCCTTCAGCGCCAGCCGCGCCGTGCCGGCTGCCGCCTCGTCGGAAAGTGCCGGCAGGAAATCGACGCCGAGCTTGCGACGCCGGATCGCTGTCCATGCCGGATTTGCCGCGCCGCCACCGACGCTCCTGACCGATGTCAGCGCAGGCGCGCCGAGTTCGGCAAGCCTGCGGTAGCCGAGTGTCTCGATCGCCGCCATGCCTTCGAACATCCCCTTGAGATAGTCGGCGTCGTCAGCCGGCCTTGGTATAAGGCGTGGCGGCAGGGCCGGATCGGCGATGGGGAACCGCTCGCCGGCCGCACCAAGCGGATAGTAGTCGAAGCCGGTCTCGGTCGTGGGGTCGATCTTGGCGCTGAGTTCGATGATCCGCGCCAGCGGAAAATGCTGAGCCAGCACCTTGCCGCCGGAATTCGACGCGCCGCCGGCCAGCCAGGCGTCGCCGAGGCGATGGCTGTAGATGCCGAAGCGCGGCGCCGAGAGCGGCCGGTCGGAGAGGATCTTGATGGTCAGCGACGACCCCAGCGCCGTGACGCCGTCGCCGGCGGCCGTGGCGCCCGTCGCCAGGAACGAGGCGCAGCCATCGGTGGTGCCGGCGACCACGACCACATCGGGCGGCAGGCCCAACATCTCTGCAGCGGCCGCGGTGAGCGTGCCGGTGACATCGCCCGGCTCGACGACATCAGGCAACAAGTCCATGCGCATGCCGGTGGCCGCGATCCAGTCCGGCCAGCGGCGCGCCTCGACGTCGTAGCCTGTCTTCAGCGCATTGTTCTCGTCGCTGATGTCGAAGCGGCCGGAGAAGTTTCCCGCGATCCAGTCGGCCTGGTGCAACACCGCCGCGATACCGGGCAGATGCTGGAACTGCAAGGCCTTGGCGAGGCCTGAGGTTGCGCCATGGGCGGCACTCGCCTCCGGCGCCTCACGGGCGATGGCGGCCAGGATATCGGCGTCGGCGACCTTGTCGTTGTACATCAACGGCTCGGCCAGGGGCCGCCCGGCGGCGTCGACCGGCAGCAGCGTGCCCGACGTGCCGTCAACGGCGATGGCGCGGACCGCGGCGCGGACCGCGGCGCGGTCGATGCTCGAAAGCAGGCCCGTCAGAGCCGCCTGGACCGCTTGCCACCAGGCCGAGGGGTCGCGGGGGTTCTGGCCGAATCTATCGAGGCGGACAGCAGACTGGCCGGCAATCGAAAAATCCGGGCGCATGGCGACAGCGCGCGCGCCTGACGTGCCGATGTCGATGCCGATGACAAGGGGCGTCATGTCTTCAGTCCTCTGTTAGCCGCTGGCGGCATTGAGCTTCTGGCGATACTGCTCGGCGTCCCAATTGACCAGTTCGTCGTTCTCGGCGGCGGTGAGATAATTCAACCGCGCCGCGACATCGACGCGTGCCGTCACATCGGCGAGGCAGCGCTGCATGGCGTCGGCCC includes:
- the ptsP gene encoding phosphoenolpyruvate--protein phosphotransferase translates to MERSTIVRVHEGLHARPATRFVKLAKGFESDVELVKDGKAVSAKSSVKLMLLAVKENQEVTVRANGADAIEAIEALIGYLENPKAGLDDEIEPQSPANDAGQAAPAPATESASGRANGLRGVAASEGVAIGPAFAHFPPDIAGQGRLLQAEEIAGEIDRFRAAVAAVQARMDRALAQDSLSAGDRGIVAALRDIAADDSLTGEAEKAIKGGNDAVSAVITASSTIAAEFSAVDDHYLNARADDVHAVGRQICLVLLGQDDVSLENIPEGAILIADDIGAWDLARAPLKRIGGVICGHGGATSHIAVIARSHGIPAVLGLGDRVNALRTARDVALDGNTGHVIFDPDAATRADYASRVEAAAKERAGLTAFKTVTPKRADGKVIEVAANIGSLEEIEAAQEAGAMGVGLFRTELLFMRHMHLPSEDMQAETYAALAKAFAPYPVIVRTLDIGGDKPIAGIEFPDEENPFLGWRGIRMCLDRPDIFKRQLRALLRAAVHGNIKVMLPMVSDIGEVRQTRILVDECAAELKAEGIPHATFDLGVMIETPAAVLIAPALAKEVAFFSIGTNDLTQYIMAADRLNPTVAKLNDVTNPAVMMAIELTAKAGVAAGIMVGMCGEAAGRPDLIPAFIEMGLTELSMSPASIQRAKKTITAMAAGD
- a CDS encoding sugar-binding transcriptional regulator — translated: MYFVEQMTQNEIADVLGVGRVTIVRMLAEARARNEVKITIESELSEIVRLERALERTFGLQQALVAPLSAPNADPIPAISAKTGSFLSDTMKSGMRVGVGWGQTLFSSLPFISAKSLTDFKVISLLGGVGVVRRYNPAEFAWRFAQIFQGDGYLIPTPAVVDSVETKIALVERCGLQEVFEMANVLDAVLLSVGGIASATTFSRGGFLREADREALLARGAVGDLLFHFFDRNGDLVDHPVNSHVMSVDVDRLRAAPIRILTSGGEEKTEALLGAMNLIAPTILITDEESAKRMLEAVSAS
- a CDS encoding TIGR01459 family HAD-type hydrolase; protein product: MSAKTIERLDGIGPLAERYQVFLLDQFGVLHDGQAPYPGAVEALSALKRAGKTVVLISNSGKRASPNEDRLLKLGFAAGSWDHFVSSGEVAWRSFNDMAASGKLRPGTKCLLISRDNDRTAIEGLPFVLTEAGEDAELVLISASEGDRHNLDHYRRLLAPAAARKVPCFCTNPDRIMLTAVGPRFGAGEIADLYESLGGSVTRIGKPYPAIFDAALALAGEPDRASVVCVGDSVEHDISGGNGAGVATALVLGGILADTPDLAAIFDEQQAWPDYTTESFSLR
- a CDS encoding FGGY-family carbohydrate kinase, with the translated sequence MTPLVIGIDIGTSGARAVAMRPDFSIAGQSAVRLDRFGQNPRDPSAWWQAVQAALTGLLSSIDRAAVRAAVRAIAVDGTSGTLLPVDAAGRPLAEPLMYNDKVADADILAAIAREAPEASAAHGATSGLAKALQFQHLPGIAAVLHQADWIAGNFSGRFDISDENNALKTGYDVEARRWPDWIAATGMRMDLLPDVVEPGDVTGTLTAAAAEMLGLPPDVVVVAGTTDGCASFLATGATAAGDGVTALGSSLTIKILSDRPLSAPRFGIYSHRLGDAWLAGGASNSGGKVLAQHFPLARIIELSAKIDPTTETGFDYYPLGAAGERFPIADPALPPRLIPRPADDADYLKGMFEGMAAIETLGYRRLAELGAPALTSVRSVGGGAANPAWTAIRRRKLGVDFLPALSDEAAAGTARLALKGASKAGLL